The following DNA comes from Pieris rapae chromosome 17, ilPieRapa1.1, whole genome shotgun sequence.
atttcaatataaacaaacCAAAGCCGAATTTTCACGCTATAAGtcttataaaaatagctagtacatacattatataatagcAAAATACTGAAGAAAGAATAGAGGAAAATTATAAACGgctcaaatatatttcttttcgcCAACTTTCTTTCTCCTTTTGGAGCAGAGACTATTAGGCCGTTAGGTTCAAACTCATagaaacgaaatattttttttaagtagctgGTGCCTTCCTTGctcaataaataagtatagcGAGGAAAATCTGCCAGTATTAAAGGTAGTCTGCCACCGGaatgaaactttttatttatttattttctatttataaatttgtattaaggaagaataataataataacagctAAAGCCTGaagcttataataaaaaaatttgaagaATCACACATGTGTTCAAATCCTTACATTACATCTCGTTGACCCGACACGGCTTACTCAAGGACCTGTATTCAGTCTGCAACATGTCCGCGAACACTCTTTTTGGTATTCTCGTGGTGAGTCCACTTACAgttacttcaaaaataaaactatttcttttgtatgtaataaataaactttttatattaagcttCATTAAAATTCGTAAATTCatccaataattaataattatctacacatacataaactttgagtaatatgcagaaaaaaGAGCGAACTATATCTCTATGATAAAATCTAATACCTACAGTTGTAAAAGCTTTCAAATGCTAGGTATATGACTGTACAATTTAGACTGATTTAGAGTATTTTGTGAAGACATCATAGTTAAACGGTCATATAAGTCTACATCAGttacataatgttttgttacgtTATTTTGTAAAGTATATGTGTGTGAATATAAACGTGTATATTGTGCGGAAAAGGAACCCTTGGTGACACttatataattgttgtttGCTTCCCTAATTTcaattattcacaaaaataattcatattaaatatgaagaCGATTAATGTCGAActattatgtaacaaaaaaggtacctcaaattttaaataattttagataactTTGCTAGCAACTTTAAATTGCGAGCTTATTTCGGACAGCGGCTGGCAACCCATATCAAGTGAAAAAGTGTTTAGTTCaagaaatttcattaaaacacaAGTAAATCGAAATTCCGAAGAAGCGCGGAATGTGGAGGAATTCACCGACAGTACATTTGGagggaatataaaattaactgatGCCCGTGAAATATTCTCTCAAGATTTTCATCCTAAAGATTTTCATTTCCATACAGAAGGTAAGAATTTCACAAATAGCTTTTTGCAATTAAACTTACAACAGCGAAAAACATCTTTTTATTCTTATCTTTATTTCAGATGAACAATCATCACAGAATTTGAAAAACGAACAAGAATACCCAAGCACTGTAAAACCAAGTAACCGTATAGCAAAGAAAATGTCTCAAAATgcaatgaatgaaataatagATACAAGCGAAAAGAATACATATGAAATTTCTGAAGATATAACCGGTGAACAAAGTAACATTATACTAGAGCAGTATCAACCCACAGAACGAAACCCAACAAATGA
Coding sequences within:
- the LOC110997753 gene encoding uncharacterized protein LOC110997753, translated to MSANTLFGILVITLLATLNCELISDSGWQPISSEKVFSSRNFIKTQVNRNSEEARNVEEFTDSTFGGNIKLTDAREIFSQDFHPKDFHFHTEDEQSSQNLKNEQEYPSTVKPSNRIAKKMSQNAMNEIIDTSEKNTYEISEDITGEQSNIILEQYQPTERNPTNDFLKILSNYNIRTSDKLPNYSLSLRQNSRQSPGKDFVYTNVPLRIPLRYNSPDHLPVDPLIAVLLSNYGHYLPGYYGVHGNYQNLYGYSASNNIHNNKPFGSYKIYSDLI